The Anas platyrhynchos isolate ZD024472 breed Pekin duck chromosome 6, IASCAAS_PekinDuck_T2T, whole genome shotgun sequence sequence GGGGCCTGGGGCCGGTGGCAGCGGTGGCACTTTGTGGCATCCCTCCCCCGCCACAGGAGCAGGAGCCACATTCCCTCCTGAGCGCTCCCGGCAGGATGTCAGGGAGACCCCCCTGCTCCCCGCGAGCGGcctggctggaggaggctggggccTCCCCGGCCTCCAGGCCCCAGCCGCAGCCCTATGAGGAGACTGAGGTGCAGCCACTGCAGGCGCCCTCTGGCTCAGGCGTGGGCCCTTCTGCCTCGGCCGTGGCGCATCAGGAGGAAGAGGACGCCCTGAGCTTCCTCCGCGCTTGCTGCAGCCGCAGACCCAAGGTACCACTTGCTTTTGTGCCACGGCTGCTGGCCTCCTgcgggcagcccctgctgggCTCCCCTGACCCGCTCGCTCGTCTCTCCCCTCCGCAGCTCAGCGAGAGGCGCAGAAGCTGAGGTTTCTGGCCTCCATCTGCGACGCCTGCCAAGCCGCCGTCGCGGACCCCCGCATGTGGGACGCGGTGTATTTCTGCCAGCTGGAGGTGGCGCAGAGCATCGAGGTGAGGGGACACCCTGCCCCGCGGGGAGCACCCTCTGGCCGGGTGCTGGGCACCGGGAGCCGTCTGGGACGGGGCAGCCATCCTGTAGGCTGTAGGCCAGCCCCTGGAGCCGCTCGCTGGCCAGGAGATGCTGCCCTGTGCCATCCATCGCGCTGTGccctgcaggcgctgctgcaggaggagcccagCGATCGCCTGGACACGGAGGTGCGGCAGAAAGCCATGCTCGCCATCGCCGCCATGAGGTACCTGGGCCAGCACGGGCTTGGCCGCCACTGCCGGCCAGGGGCCCTGAGTGGGGCACAGGGTGCCGCACAGGGGGCGTTCCACacctctgcccccctccccttgcAGCACAGCGCGGCTGCTGCCGCAGGGCATGACCAACGGCATCCTGCGTGCCTGCTTCCGCGGGGTCTTCCACCTCCCTGGCCACGAGGACGGGACAGACATGGACACGTCTCTCTACGTCAGGGTATGCATGGGCTGGGCTCTGGGGATGCCACTGCTCCATGTTTGGGCGCCCCGAGCCCTGTCCTCCTCTTTGCAGACTGTGGAAGCCCtggacagcctgctgcaggcgCTGGTGAGCAGCGCCGGCGCCTGTGGCCTCCTGGAGCTGCAGAACATCTTGAAGGTGGGGCTGGGCAAAGGCTGGGCTTCAGCAGGACGGGGACACGGCCACCCGCCTGGCCAGCGCAGCGGGGGGACGACGGGAAGGAGCAGTGCCCTGTGCTGCGGGCACACCAGCAGCTTttctccccccagctcctgctgcccttcacccagcagcagccggAGGCCATGGAGGAGAGGGCCATGGTGCGGATCGCCGGGCTGGCCGCCTTCCTCAACACCTGCTCCTTGCCCCAGGTAGGgagcccctgctgcaggcagccccggCGCCCCCAGCCTCGCTCCCCGGCTGCGGCTCTCCCCATCTCCAGGCTTGCGcagagccggggctggggctggggccctgccGCCCCGCTCAGCCATGGTCCTGCGCTGCCTCTCTCCCCAGGTCAGCTCCTGCTTTGCAGGAGCCACAGTGCTGAGGCATCATCACCCCGAGAAGCACCGCTTCGCCTTGCTTGGGAGGCTGGTGGGGTacctcctcctgtgctgcaccTGCGAGAGCGAGGGAAAAAGCCACGAGGCAGCCAAGGCTGTGCGCCACCTCTGCCTCTTCATCACACAGCAAAGAAGTGAGCGGAGCTGCGTCGGGCCGGGTCCCTCCAgacacaggcacagccaggCCAGCACCAGGCCGCCTGGGCCCCTCTCCTCAGCAGGAGAGACCCGAGCGAGCGAACGAGCGAGCCCGGCTGCCTTGCCGCGGGCTGACGAGCTGTTCCCCCTGCCCTGAGCGCGAGAGCCCGGGCCCTCCCTGGCCGCGCTGCCCCCGGCTCTGCTCTGGCATGCCCCCTTCCTGCCAGGGAGGCTTGTGCCCGAGCCCCCGGCTGCCACTGCCAGCTCCCCAGGCCCCCCCGCCGACAGACACTGTGTCCGCTTTTCTCCAGGCACAAGGCTGTGCGACCAGGATGCCGAGCAGccgcagggctggcagagctggcGAGCTCGGCTGTCCTTGCGGCTCTCCGAAGACAGCAACAGCAACAGGATGTTCATGGTGAGAAGcgccagccccgagccctgaGCCCTGAGCCCTGAGCCCTGAGCCCCGGAGGAGAGCCCGGCCCTGCGACAGCAGCAAGAGGACCGGCGCTGTCCCCGACAAAGCCCGGTCCCCACCGGGCCCGCACGCGGCCGCACCCCAGCCGgcgcccagcccctgctcccagctctcctggggcgctgggagcagcagggctgagcggGGCCGTCGCAGCCCTCGCGGTGGCTGACGTGCTGCCCTTCCTCCCACAGATCTTCATGAAGTACCTGCAGCCCTCGGAACGCCTGGGCGTCTTCCTCGCCGCCGTCCAGAGCATGAGAGCCCCGAGTCCCCACAGCACCGAGCTGGCTGCCCACATGGTGGACGTGCTGGCGGCAGAGACCGACTTCCATTCGGGACAGGTGGGTGCCCGCCAGCACCCCCGGCCACGGCCACGGCTCCAGCCTCCAGAGCTCCTCGGGGCTCTGTTCCTGCCCTGGTGCCGGCCCAGTCTCAGCCGTGTCCCACCGGCAGGTGCTCCACATCGTGTGGGCCATCTACAGAAGCCTGCCGTCCGTCAGAGCCGCGCTGGCCCTTCAGAGCCTGgacagggccctgctgctgctggccagcaaGCGCCCCAGGGAGACGGTtgccagcctgctgcagtgctcacTGACCTGCACCAGGTACGGGGCCCAGCAGGGCTCCTCTCGCACACCCCCAAAGCCGTcagccgggccgggggcggccctGCTGACAGCCCGGGGGTCCCGCAGCGTCGCCGTCACCATGTGGAGGGCGATGGTGTCTGAGCCCCCAGCCACAGAGAGGGTGCTGCACGAGCTGCTCCGCATCCTCATGAACCAGTCTGGCTGCAAGACATCCACCTCCACCAAGCACCACCTGCGCATCCAGGCCCTGGCCGTGAGTTCCTCGCTTGCCCGTCTGCGTCTCCAtcgggcaggggcaggggcaggggcaggggcaggggcaggggcaggggcaggggccccgctcccctcccctggccCCTGCCAGCCTTCTCCGCACCCTGGGGCACCAGCCTGGGGGGCTGCGTCCtcctctgtccctccctgcccacgcCTCCGCCTCCGGCTgcttcctgcaggcagcaaggcCCCTCCACGAGATCCTCCTGCTGCCTACCAGCCGGGGGGAGGCGAAGGCCATTTTcccccagctcttcctggccCTCCTCTTCCAAGTGTCCTTCACCACGGAGctgaagctgcaggaggtgcaggtCTTCTGGGAGAAGCACCAGCAGGACCTGCTCACTCCCGTCAGGTGCCACATCCCCGGCCCCTGCTGCTCAGAGGAGCCCAGGGCTGGGGTTCCCGGCGTGACCCGGGCCCTTCTCTGCCTGCAGGTCCACGGTGCAGGCCCTGAAAGCACTGCTCCGCAGCGTGGGCCTGGGGAGCCAGGTGCTGGCCATCGAGGCGCAGGGCGTCTGGGCCGCGCTTCTCAGCGCCGAGAGCCACCTCTGGGGCGTGCAGGTGGTGGCCAGGTGAGAGCCCCTCGTCGGCACCatcccagccctggaggtgaCAGGGGCTTCTCGGAGGAAgtgctgccacagcatgggTGCCCGTGGCCGCTGGGCTGGTGGCAAAAGAGAGCGCTGCAAAGCCAGGAGAGCTGGGCCCGCCCGGCTCGGGGCTGACGGCGCCTGCTTGCCGTTCTCCCTGCCAGGGAAATGAAGGAGTTGCCCAGGAGCCTGCGCACCACCATCATCCACCAGCTGGTTGAGCTGCTCCGCACGGAGGCCTCCTCCTGGCAGACGGTGGCCATGGTCATCCTCAGCAAGgtgagcaggggcagcaggagcagcgagCCCACGTGGGGCTCTGCACAAGCCCTGCTGCCTCGGGGCCAGGCTTGGCCGTGCCCTGGCATTCCTGCCCTGGCATTCTTGCTGCTGAGCCGGCACTGCGCCCCACGtccttttcagctgctggagtgcACAGAGCTCGGCGACGAGCTGGACTGCGTCGTGAGCCTCTTTGCCAGCTACCTGCGGAGCCCGTGCCTGGGCATGCAGAGCCTGGTGCTCAGGGCGATCCTGGGGCTCACCGAGAGGCCGGCCACGGTGAGCGGGGGCAGCCGGCAACGCCACGAGTGCCGCGGcttgggctgggctggccccggGCTCTTGTGGCTCGGCACCTTGccaggcagcggggaggggaaggggcgtTGGGCGGGCTGGGAGAGTGTTTTCGCCCAGGGGGCAGTCATTgctttccccaaaggaaggtgttTTGTTCACACAGGCGAGGCAAACGCTCGTCCTGCTGCTGAGCATCAcggagcagctgcaggctgcagacagCGACACCCGCGCTGTCGCTCTGCCCATGCTCAGCACCATGCTGCGGCTCCTGGAGGGGAGGACGCTCAGCCTCGCGGCTCTGGAGCTGGCCAGCAAGCTCCCAGCCCTCTTTGGCGACGTAAGGCTGCGTCCCCATGGCTGCGTCCCTGGGACAGCCCGCTGGGGGCTCTCCCTGCCCGCTTCCCAGCCCTGGGCGCTGCGAGCCCTTGGGCAGGCTCGTTTTGCAGCGCTTTTGGGGGCTCGGGGACTTTGCCCCCAGTGGGACCCATGTCCCCCTCTCGCCCTCCCCAGGACTCAAGTACGGTGCGGCTTCTCTCTATTTGCCTCTTCCTCGACACGCTGGGCTTTGTGgagggcagccaagagaagctgcagcaggtggCACACAGGAGCCTGCTCCCGCTGTCCTTCCACCTGCACGACCAGGACGAGAGCGTGGCCGAGGTGGGCATTTTGCTCCTCGGGGGAGGGTGATGCTgactgccctgccctgccctgccttgggGGCCC is a genomic window containing:
- the LOC140002774 gene encoding maestro heat-like repeat family member 5 — translated: MFMIFMKYLQPSERLGVFLAAVQSMRAPSPHSTELAAHMVDVLAAETDFHSGQVLHIVWAIYRSLPSVRAALALQSLDRALLLLASKRPRETVASLLQCSLTCTSVAVTMWRAMVSEPPATERVLHELLRILMNQSGCKTSTSTKHHLRIQALAAARPLHEILLLPTSRGEAKAIFPQLFLALLFQVSFTTELKLQEVQVFWEKHQQDLLTPVRSTVQALKALLRSVGLGSQVLAIEAQGVWAALLSAESHLWGVQVVAREMKELPRSLRTTIIHQLVELLRTEASSWQTVAMVILSKLLECTELGDELDCVVSLFASYLRSPCLGMQSLVLRAILGLTERPATARQTLVLLLSITEQLQAADSDTRAVALPMLSTMLRLLEGRTLSLAALELASKLPALFGDDSSTVRLLSICLFLDTLGFVEGSQEKLQQVAHRSLLPLSFHLHDQDESVAEASREALLGVARFLRWRQLAHLAETLRAGRSASACWPGGAAQQRSTWPRACPTCRACRSPCSGRL
- the LOC140002783 gene encoding uncharacterized protein; its protein translation is MWDAVYFCQLEVAQSIEALLQEEPSDRLDTEVRQKAMLAIAAMSTARLLPQGMTNGILRACFRGVFHLPGHEDGTDMDTSLYVRTVEALDSLLQALVSSAGACGLLELQNILKLLLPFTQQQPEAMEERAMVRIAGLAAFLNTCSLPQVSSCFAGATVLRHHHPEKHRFALLGRLVGYLLLCCTCESEGKSHEAAKAVRHLCLFITQQRSERSCVGPGPSRHRHSQASTRPPGPLSSAGETRASERASPAALPRADELFPLP